The following are from one region of the Juglans regia cultivar Chandler chromosome 10, Walnut 2.0, whole genome shotgun sequence genome:
- the LOC109008784 gene encoding tryptophan synthase alpha chain-like, with the protein MLSSSEQGNTINTTGRGGSTTNLPVYAAFIPIPQTKRKHFSPMDVALKSPATSFFQLNKKPDTRSFIRFPCHRLAVPITRFIPMAAVSTTQTVGLSETFTRLKKQGKVAFIPYITAGDPDLSTTAEALKVLDSCGSDIIELGAPYSDPLADGPVIQAASTRSLARGTNFNAIISMLKEVVPQLSCPLALFSYYNPILKRGVKKFMYTVKEVGVHGLVVPDVPLEETELLRKEAAENGIELVLLTTPTTPTARMKAIVEAAEGFVYLVSSVGVTGARTSVSDRVKTLLQDIKKASTKPVAVGFGISTPEHVKQVAGWGADGVIVGSAMVKLLAEAKSPEEGLKELESFTKSLKAALE; encoded by the exons ATGTTGTCGTCTTCCGAACAAGGTAACACAATTAATACAACGGGAAGAGGCGGATCCACTACTAATTTACCAGTATACGCCGCTTTCATCCCCATCCCGCAGACGAAGCGAAAACATTTTTCTCCAATGGATGTTGCTTTGAAGTCACCGGCAACCAGCTTCTTTCAATTGAACAAGAAACCTGATACCCGGTCTTTTATCCGCTTTCCCTGCCATAGATTAGCAGTCCCGATTACGAGATTCATTCCAATGGCTGCTGTCAGCACTACCCAAACCGTCGGGCTCTCGGAGACTTTCACAAGATTGAAAAAACAGGGCAAA GTGGCATTTATTCCATACATCACAGCTGGTGATCCCGACCTTTCTACCACAGCAGAAGCATTGAAGGTGCTTGACTCCTGTGGATCAGACATAATTGAGCTGGGTGCACCGTACTCTGATCCTTTGGCAGATGGTCCAGTTATCCAG GCTGCGTCTACACGTTCCTTGGCAAGAGGGACCAATTTCAATGCAATTATTTCAATGCTGAAGGAG GTGGTTCCGCAATTATCTTGTCCACTtgcattattttcatattacaaTCCAATTCTCAAGCGTGGTGTCAAAAAGTTCATGTACACTGTAAAAGAGGTTGGAGTACATG GGCTTGTGGTTCCAGATGTTCCTCTAGAGGAGACTGAACTTCTGAGGAAGGAAGCGGCAGAGAATGGAATTGAATTG GTACTGCTCACTACACCCACTACTCCAACAGCTCGAATGAAAGCCATTGTTGAAGCTGCAGAGGGATTTGTGTACCTT GTAAGCTCAGTTGGGGTTACTGGTGCCCGCACATCTGTGAGTGATCGGGTTAAAACCCTTCTCCAAGATATTAAAAAG GCATCAACCAAACCTGTAGCAGTTGGCTTTGGCATATCCACACCTGAGCATGTGAAACAG GTTGCAGGATGGGGAGCTGATGGTGTGATCGTTGGGAGTGCCATGGTGAAGCTGTTGGCTGAAGCAAAATCCCCGGAGGAAGGTTTGAAGGAATTAGAAAGTTTCACAAAATCCCTAAAAGCCGCACTTGAATGA